The following are from one region of the Candidatus Angelobacter sp. genome:
- a CDS encoding ABC transporter permease subunit yields MRFLPIVDRELRVAARRRSTHALRLLAALGAFIILLWLCLFPVSGQPPTELGRSLFAALNTAALTYCMLIGPFITADCVSSEKRDGMLGLLFLTDLNSFDVVLGKWVATSLAGFYGLLAVLPSLAIPLLLGGVTPGEYGRIALAVVNAILFSLTAGMFVSALSRDQTKAILGSLILVLTLSGLLPGLVVLVIDMLLGRSAIGTSSLITLASPVYTAQFAMDAVFRSNSRPFWLSLGIVHGLCWFFMAGTTLIVARVWRQDPVESGRSGLWLLRLGRSKRWQRKLARRLKKNPIFALASRQRWPHWVFWALVGIVAINIYWLTDGVRRNGATLPFFQQFNTAMYFINRVWLAAMACRFFVESRRNGALELILTTPITVRTILRGRRRALLRFFFWPVLAIAMLHCLFLYESWKPIAHQPGGAAAFRIYGFMAGGSLVNFLTDVFALSAVGGWLALSSKKTHFAVLTTFLCVTLMPWLLLHPTGLLQMLQGKFPARYYLVWPAVWVSKNLLFMTWATYKIRTHFRAAAAQTYRLKSTSVVGVFLTGSNKPRSPEEPAGAVLTPPPP; encoded by the coding sequence ATGCGTTTCCTGCCGATTGTAGATCGTGAACTCCGCGTGGCGGCGCGACGGCGAAGCACGCACGCGCTCCGGCTGCTCGCGGCGTTGGGCGCATTCATCATCCTCCTGTGGCTTTGCCTGTTCCCGGTCAGTGGCCAGCCCCCGACTGAATTGGGCAGATCCCTCTTTGCCGCGCTGAACACGGCGGCGCTGACGTATTGCATGCTGATCGGGCCGTTCATCACCGCTGATTGCGTCAGTTCCGAAAAGCGCGATGGCATGCTTGGTCTGTTGTTTCTCACCGACCTGAACAGTTTCGATGTCGTGCTCGGCAAATGGGTGGCCACGTCGCTCGCTGGATTTTACGGACTGCTGGCCGTGCTGCCTTCACTGGCGATCCCGCTGCTGCTCGGCGGCGTCACGCCCGGTGAATACGGGCGCATTGCCCTGGCAGTGGTCAACGCGATCCTGTTTTCGCTCACCGCGGGGATGTTCGTGTCCGCGTTGAGCCGCGACCAAACCAAAGCCATTCTCGGCTCGCTGATTCTGGTTCTGACGTTGAGCGGTCTGCTGCCGGGGTTGGTGGTTCTTGTCATCGACATGCTCCTGGGACGAAGCGCGATCGGAACGTCGTCGCTGATAACGCTGGCCAGCCCGGTTTATACCGCCCAGTTCGCCATGGATGCTGTTTTCAGGTCGAACTCAAGACCCTTCTGGCTGTCGCTTGGCATTGTTCACGGCTTGTGCTGGTTCTTCATGGCCGGCACGACATTGATCGTTGCCCGGGTCTGGAGGCAAGACCCGGTCGAATCGGGAAGATCAGGCCTCTGGCTGTTACGCCTCGGCCGCTCAAAGCGCTGGCAGCGGAAACTGGCGCGGCGGTTGAAAAAAAATCCCATCTTCGCTCTCGCCAGCCGGCAACGCTGGCCGCACTGGGTTTTCTGGGCGCTGGTGGGGATCGTCGCCATCAACATCTACTGGCTCACCGACGGAGTCCGGCGCAACGGCGCCACTTTGCCGTTCTTCCAGCAGTTCAACACGGCCATGTATTTCATCAACCGCGTCTGGCTCGCGGCGATGGCCTGCCGGTTTTTCGTCGAAAGCAGGCGCAACGGCGCGCTGGAACTGATCCTGACCACGCCGATTACGGTCCGGACCATTTTGCGCGGACGCCGTCGCGCGTTGCTACGTTTCTTTTTCTGGCCGGTGCTGGCGATTGCCATGTTGCATTGTTTATTCCTTTATGAGTCGTGGAAGCCGATCGCCCACCAACCCGGCGGTGCGGCGGCGTTCCGCATCTACGGGTTCATGGCCGGTGGAAGCCTGGTTAATTTTTTGACGGACGTGTTCGCATTGAGCGCAGTCGGCGGCTGGCTCGCGTTATCGTCGAAGAAGACTCACTTCGCCGTGTTGACAACGTTTCTATGCGTAACGCTCATGCCGTGGCTGTTACTGCATCCGACCGGCTTGCTGCAAATGCTCCAGGGGAAGTTTCCAGCGCGGTATTATCTGGTCTGGCCGGCGGTGTGGGTGTCGAAGAACCTCCTGTTCATGACGTGGGCAACTTACAAGATCCGAACGCACTTCCGCGCGGCTGCGGCGCAAACGTACAGATTGAAGTCAACAAGCGTCGTCGGCGTTTTTCTCACGGGATCGAACAAACCCCGGAGCCCGGAGGAACCCGCGGGGGCAGTCCTTACTCCGCCACCACCTTGA